The genomic interval CCATCAAGATCCTAAGTATGATCATACGGTATATGGCTGCTCTGCTCACCTTAGGTTTGTATCCACCAGTAAGTCTGCTCCAGAATAGGTAGTGCCCTTCCTCAGCTTTAGAAAGCTCCTCCAATATCTTCCTTCTACCAGCATCCTTCTCACGCTTTGCTAACTCGATGTAGAGTTGGTAGTCCGCATATTCGTCTTCGCAGAACCGTTTGAACTTCTCTGTAGCCAAAGGCTTCACCTACTTTTCCTGCTCTATTGTGTAGGTTGTAGTTATCTTAGAGACTCCCTTCAGATTCGCTCCTACAGAGCAGTACTTCTCTTCGGAGAGTTTTATGGCTCTCTTCACAGCATCCTCACTCAAAGCCCTCCCCTTTAAAACATATCTTAATCTGATCTCCTTATAGTATCGTGGGTGCTCTTCAGCTCTATCTCCTTCAGCAAACACTTCGAGCGAAGATAGGTTCTGCCGCTGCTTCCTCATTATGCTGATCACATCT from Nitrososphaerota archaeon carries:
- a CDS encoding OsmC family protein — its product is MPAVKVRMIKDFRLEGLDEEGHSVLMDLPKDSGGEGAGFTPMQLLLVALAGCTALDVISIMRKQRQNLSSLEVFAEGDRAEEHPRYYKEIRLRYVLKGRALSEDAVKRAIKLSEEKYCSVGANLKGVSKITTTYTIEQEK